The Achromobacter deleyi region GGCACGTGCTCATCGATGCGGATACGGCGCGCAATACCGGATTGACCGAATACCCCGTGGCCACGCTCGAAGAAATCGGCAAGACCGCGTCGCTCGCCGTCGTGATGGGCGGCGACGGCACGGTGCTCGGCGCGGCCCGCCACCTGGCGCCTTATGGCGTGCCGCTCGTGGGCATCAACCACGGACGCCTAGGTTTCATTACCGACATTGCCCTGCAGGACGCGCATGGCGCACTGGCCCGCGTGCTTGAAGGCAGCTTCCAGATCGAGGAACGCATGCTGCTGGAAGGCAGCGTGTGGCGCGGCGACCAGAAGATGTATTCCGCGTCGGCCCTGAACGACGTGGTCCTGAACCGCGCCGGGCGCGGCGGCATGATCGAAGTCCGGGTCGAACTGGACGGCGCCTTCATGTACACCCAGCGCGCCGACGGCCTGATCATCGCCACGCCGACCGGCTCCACGGCCTACGCCCTGTCGGCCAACGGCCCCATCCTGCACCCGGGCCTGAACGCCATGGTGCTGGTTCCCGTTGCGCCGCAAACGCTGTCGAACCGCCCCATCGTCATTCCCGACACGGGCGTGCTGAACATGACGCTTACGGCCATGGGCCGCGTCGAGGTCGGCGCCAGCGTGCATTTCGACATGCAGACCTGGTCGGACCTGCAACCCGGCGACCGCATCGTCGTGCAGCGCGCACCCCATACCATCCGCTTCGTGCATCCCGAAGGCTACAGCTTCTTCTCCACCCTGCGCCGCAAGCTGCATTGGAACCTGATGCCTCAAGCCACCGACAACGTAGAGTAGTTAGCGCCCCGATATGCTGCGCACCCTGCACATCCGCGACTTCGTCATCGTCGAACAGACCGAGATCCACTTCGGCTCTGGCTTTACCGTTTTCTCCGGCGAGACCGGCGCAGGCAAATCCATTCTGGTGGATGCGCTGGCGCTGGCGCTGGGCGAACGGGGCGACGCCAGCATGCTGCGCGAAGGCGCGCCCCGCGCCGACATCACCGCTGTCTTCGACACGCCCAAGACGCTGCGCGCCTGGCTGGCCGAACGCGAGATCGATGCCGACGATGAGCTGTCGTTGCGCCGCGTCATCGACGCGCAGGGACGCAGCCGCGCCTACATCAACGGCACGCCCGCCACGGTGGCCCAATTGCGAGAACTGGGCGACAGCCTGGTCGACATCCACGGCCAGCATGCGCATCAGAGTCTGATGCGCCCCGACGCCCAGCGCGACCTGCTGGATGCCCATGGCGGCCACGGCGACCTCCGCCAGGCCGTCAGCCAGGCGTGGAAACAATGGCGCGCGCTGGCGCGGCAGCTGGAAGCCGCGGAAAAAGACGCTGCAAGCCTCGCCACGGAGCGCGAACGCCTGCAATGGCAGGCCGAAGAGCTGGATCACCTGGGACTGGGTCCGGACGAATGGGAGTCGCTGCAATCCGAACACACCCGCCTGTCGCATTCGCAGTCGCTGCTGGATGGCGCCTCCCAGATCATGGAAGCGCTGGATGGCGAAGGCGATTCCGCGCATCACCGGATCACGTCGGCCAACCACCGCATCCAGCAGATGCTGCGCCATGACCCCGGCCTGCAGGGCGTCTACGATGAGCTGGAATCCGCCCGCATCGCCATCAGCGAAGCCGTGTCGGACCTGAACAATTACGTCAGCCGCGTCGACCTGGACCCGAAGCGACTCGCCGACGTGGAAGCGCGGCTAGGGCTGGTGTTCGAGACAGCCCGCAAATTCCGCACCGAACCCAACGCGCTGTGCGAACTGCGCGACTCCCTGCATGCCGAGCTGGCCGCCCTGGAAGCCGCCGGCGACGTCGACGCGTTGCGCGCCCAGGCCGGCGCCGCGCAAACCCAATACGACGCGGCAGCCGCCAAACTGACGACCGCCCGCCGCAAGATCGCGAAGGACCTGGGCAAACAGGTCACGCTGGCCATGCAGACGCTGGCCATGCAGGGCGGCAGGTTCGAACCCACGCTGGCCGCATCCGCGCCGTCCGCGCACGGCAACGAGCAAGTTGAATTCCTGGTGGCCGGCCACGCCGGCACCACGCCGCGCCCCCTGGCCAAGGTGGCCTCGGGCGGGGAACTGTCGCGCATCTCGCTGGCGCTGTCCGTCATCGCCAGCCGCGCGGCGCGCGTACCCGCGCTGATCTTCGACGAAGTCGACAGCGGCGTGGGCGGCGCGGTCGCCGAGGCGGTCGGCAAGCTGCTGCGCGAGCTGGGGGAACGCCACCAGGTGCTGTGCGTCACCCACCTGCCCCAGGTCGCCGCGTGCGCCAACAACCAATTCCTGGTCAGCAAGACGGAGTCGCGCGGCACGACGCGCTCGAGCATCGAGGAACTAGATGCGCCCGCCCGCGTCGAGGAGATTGCCCGGATGCTGGGCGGCATCAAGCTCACCGCCACCACGCGCGAACATGCGCGCGAGATGCTGGAAGGCTTCGGCCAGACGACCACGTAAACCGCCCGGCGTCTGCGTCGCCGCGGCGCCCGCGGCCAAAAAAAACCCCTTCTTATAGAAGGGGTTTTTGATCTCACTGGCCCGCAACGAGCGCGGCCACGGACCGTGGGTTGCCCGCTATGGGCTTAGCGGCCTTTCAGGCAGCTGCCGCAAATGCCATACAGCACCATCGCGTGGCTTTCCAGCGCGAAGGCGTTGTCCTTGGCGATCTTCTGCTGCCGCTTTTCGATGTCCGGGTCCGAAAACTCGACGACTTTCCCGCAATTCGTGCAAATCAGGTGATCGTGGTGATCGCCGTCATTGAGTTCAAACACGGCCTTGCCGCTGTCGAACTGGCTGCGCGCAAGAATGCCGGCCTGCTCGAATTGCGTCAGGACGCGATAGACGGTCGCCAAGCCGATTTCGACGTTTTCGCCTATCAGGGCCCGGTAGACGTCTTCGGCGCTCAGGTGGCGTTCACCCGATTTGCGGAAAATATCAAGAATCTTCAGGCGAGGAAAAGTCGCCTTCAAACCCATGTTCTTCAGTTCGCTTTGGTCGCTCATGGTGTAATCGCTCTCCGTCCGCGTTGGCATGGGCAAGGATAGGGTCACCGCGAGCCGGCTCACCGAATTCATGCCGCCACGCGGAACTATCCTTATGAAACCTTTATGATAACGGTTTTGTTTGCTTCCAAATAATAGGGGCGCGTAGTGTCCATGATTGCACGAATTCCCTCCCGCTCTCTGAAGACCGGTTTGGTCATTGCCGCCCTGGCCGTCGCCCTGGCGGGCTGCAGCTCGGGCAAGTGGGGCTTCCCGTATAAGGCCGGCGTCCAGCAAGGCAACTGGATCACGCAGGAACAAGTTGCGCTGCTCCAGCCCGGCATGACCCGCGAACAGGTGCGCTTCGCCCTGGGCAGCCCTACGCTGACCAGCGTGCTGCACGCCAACCGCTGGGATTACCCGTACTACTTCAAGCCTGGTTACGGCGAAGCGCAGGAACGCAAGTTCACGGTCTGGTTCGAAAATGACCGGCTGACGCGCTGGGAAGGCGACAAACAGCCCGACCTGCAGCCCTACCAGATCAACACGCCGGATTCCGTCTCGGACGAAAAGGCCGACCAGCGCCTGAACCAGGATGAGGCCCGGCTGAAGGAAGAGCAGGACCAGCAAAAGCGTGACGCCGACGCGCCTGTCAGCCCGCTCAATCAATACCCCGGCCAGCCCGGCAACGCGCCCGAGCCGCTGCGTTAACACCAAGGATTC contains the following coding sequences:
- a CDS encoding NAD kinase, producing the protein MHFPTVALIGRYQDTGLDTPLRALAHALTQAGRHVLIDADTARNTGLTEYPVATLEEIGKTASLAVVMGGDGTVLGAARHLAPYGVPLVGINHGRLGFITDIALQDAHGALARVLEGSFQIEERMLLEGSVWRGDQKMYSASALNDVVLNRAGRGGMIEVRVELDGAFMYTQRADGLIIATPTGSTAYALSANGPILHPGLNAMVLVPVAPQTLSNRPIVIPDTGVLNMTLTAMGRVEVGASVHFDMQTWSDLQPGDRIVVQRAPHTIRFVHPEGYSFFSTLRRKLHWNLMPQATDNVE
- the recN gene encoding DNA repair protein RecN; its protein translation is MLRTLHIRDFVIVEQTEIHFGSGFTVFSGETGAGKSILVDALALALGERGDASMLREGAPRADITAVFDTPKTLRAWLAEREIDADDELSLRRVIDAQGRSRAYINGTPATVAQLRELGDSLVDIHGQHAHQSLMRPDAQRDLLDAHGGHGDLRQAVSQAWKQWRALARQLEAAEKDAASLATERERLQWQAEELDHLGLGPDEWESLQSEHTRLSHSQSLLDGASQIMEALDGEGDSAHHRITSANHRIQQMLRHDPGLQGVYDELESARIAISEAVSDLNNYVSRVDLDPKRLADVEARLGLVFETARKFRTEPNALCELRDSLHAELAALEAAGDVDALRAQAGAAQTQYDAAAAKLTTARRKIAKDLGKQVTLAMQTLAMQGGRFEPTLAASAPSAHGNEQVEFLVAGHAGTTPRPLAKVASGGELSRISLALSVIASRAARVPALIFDEVDSGVGGAVAEAVGKLLRELGERHQVLCVTHLPQVAACANNQFLVSKTESRGTTRSSIEELDAPARVEEIARMLGGIKLTATTREHAREMLEGFGQTTT
- the fur gene encoding ferric iron uptake transcriptional regulator — protein: MSDQSELKNMGLKATFPRLKILDIFRKSGERHLSAEDVYRALIGENVEIGLATVYRVLTQFEQAGILARSQFDSGKAVFELNDGDHHDHLICTNCGKVVEFSDPDIEKRQQKIAKDNAFALESHAMVLYGICGSCLKGR
- a CDS encoding outer membrane protein assembly factor BamE; this translates as MIARIPSRSLKTGLVIAALAVALAGCSSGKWGFPYKAGVQQGNWITQEQVALLQPGMTREQVRFALGSPTLTSVLHANRWDYPYYFKPGYGEAQERKFTVWFENDRLTRWEGDKQPDLQPYQINTPDSVSDEKADQRLNQDEARLKEEQDQQKRDADAPVSPLNQYPGQPGNAPEPLR